The genomic segment ACACGCCGACGTAGAGCAGCGGCCCCACCGTCCCGGCGGAGGGCGCGAAGCCGCCCTGTGTCACCAGGCTGACGACGTACACCGGCGCCAGGAGCGCCGTACCGAGCGCGAAGGTGGCGAACAGGAACGGCAGTTGGCCGATCCGGGCCGGCTTGCGGCGCAGCAGCGCGCTGTACCAGGCGAACGACAGGGCGGCGGCGAGCATCCACAGGTCGCCGGTGGTGAAGTCGAGGCGGAGCAGCGCCGCCGGGGAGCCCTTGCCCAGCAGGGTGAGCACGCCCAGGAGCGCGATCACCAGCCCCACGGCCCGCCGCCCGCCGATCCGCTGCCGGGCGAAGACGGCGATCAGCACCGGCGCCGCCGCCATGATCATGCCCATGTTGCTCGCGGAGGTGGTGACCCCGGCCTGGTTGACCAGTGTGTTGTAGACGGTGATGCCGAGGAGCGCGGCGAGCGCGATGTACCCGAAGTGACGTCTCAGCAGCGCCCGTTCCCGCCACGCCTGGCGCACCGCGAACGGCGCGACCGCGACCAGCGCG from the Streptomyces sp. RKAG293 genome contains:
- a CDS encoding DMT family transporter, which encodes MTVLDHAPATATTATATTATTATATRTPAGGGAGLLLAAVATVVWSGSFVVSRALHDGVPPVQAAFWRWVIALVAVAPFAVRQAWRERALLRRHFGYIALAALLGITVYNTLVNQAGVTTSASNMGMIMAAAPVLIAVFARQRIGGRRAVGLVIALLGVLTLLGKGSPAALLRLDFTTGDLWMLAAALSFAWYSALLRRKPARIGQLPFLFATFALGTALLAPVYVVSLVTQGGFAPSAGTVGPLLYVGVCSSAVAFFAWNKAISLIGPARAGIVYYLQPVCVALLSFALLGERTGPLQILCMALILAGVALGASGPVTARR